CAGCTGTCCACCGCGCAGGCGCAGTGGCAGGCCAGCCCGCACCTGCTGATCTACCCCGCCCTGTTCCTGACCGGCGCCGTGCTGGCGTTCGTGGTCCTCGGCGACAGCCTGCGGGAGAGCCTCGACCCGAAGGGAAAGAAATCGTGAACGCCAAGGCGCGCTCCGCGCCGGAGGGGGCCGCGGTCCTCGACGTGCGCGGCCTCAGCGTCGACTTCCACACCGCCGCCGGCCGGCTGCACGCCGTCCAGGACGTCAGCTTCTCCGTCGGCGCCGGCGAAACCCTCGCCGTGCTCGGGGAATCGGGCTCGGGCAAGAGCGTCACCGCGCAGGCGATCATGGGAATCCTCGACACCCCGCCCGCCGAGATCGTCGGCGGCACCGTCGAGCTCGGCGGCCAGGACCTGCTGGCGATGCCGGACCGGCAGCGCCGCGCGGCGACCGGCTCGCGCGTCTCGCTGGTCTTCCAGGACGCGCTCACCGCGCTGAACCCGGTGCAGCCGGTGGCCAAGCAGATCGGCGAGCTGTACCGGCTGCACCGCGGCGCGACGCGGCGGCAGGCCTGGCGGCAGGCGGTGGAGATGATGGAGCGGGTGCGGATCCCCGCGGCGGCCAGCCGCGCCGGCGACTACCCGCACCAGTTCTCCGGCGGGATGCGCCAGCGCATCATGATCGCGATGGCGCTGGCGCTGGACCCGGAGGTGGTGATCGCCGACGAGCCCACCACCGCGCTCGACGTCACCGTGCAGGCCCAGATCCTCGACCTGCTCGCCGAGCAGCAGGCCGAGCGCGGGCTGGCGCTGGTGCTGATCACCCACGACCTCGGCGTCGCCTCCCGGATGGCCGACCGCGCACTGGTGATGTACTCCGGGCGCGTCGTGGAGCACGGGCCGATCCGCGAGCTGTTCACCGCGCCGGTCCACCCGTACAGCCAGGGCCTGGTCGACTCGATCCCGCGGCGCTCGCACCGCGGCGGTCCGCTGCCCGCGATCGGCGGGCTGCCGCCGAGCCTCACCGACCGGCCCGCGGGCTGCCGCTTCCACCCGCGCTGCGCCATCGCGCGCGAGCAGTGCGAGACGGTCGAACCGGAGCTGCTGCTGCTCGACGACGGCAGGCAGACCCGGTGCCACTACTGGGCGGAGGTCTCGTCGTGACCGAGCAGAACATCCTCGAAGTGCAGGACGTCACCAAGCACTACCGCAAGCGCGGCGGCGGGCGGTTCGGCCTCGCGACCGACACCGTCAAAGCCGTCGACGGCGTGAGCCTGCGGCTGCGCAAGGGCGAGGCGCTGGGCATCGTCGGCGAGTCCGGTTGCGGCAAGTCCACGCTGACCCGGCTGCTCACCGCGCTGGAGAAGCCCACCAGCGGGCAGGTCCGCTACCGCGGCATCGACGTCCACGGCGCGAAAGGCGCCGAGCGGTCCCGGATGCGGCGCAACATCCAGATGGTCTTCCAGGATCCCTACGCCTCGCTCAACCCGCGCAAGACGGTCGGCTCGATCCTGGCCGAACCGTTCCGGATCCACCGCGACGCGGTGCCCGGATCGGGCCTGCGGCCGCGACTGGAGCAGCTCCTCGAACAGGTCGGCCTGCGCCCGGACCACCTCGACCGGTACCCGCACGAGTTCTCCGGCGGCCAGCGCCAGCGCATCGGCATCGCCCGCGGCATCGCGCTGAACCCGGAGGTGCTGATCTGCGACGAGCCGGTCTCGGCGCTCGACGTCTCGGTGCGCGCGCAGGTCCTCAACCTGCTCGCCGAGCTGCAGCGCGAGCTGTCGCTGACGGTGGTGTTCATCGCGCACGACCTGGACGTGGTGCGGCACTTCTGCGACCGCATCGCGACGATGTACCTGGGCCGGGTCGTCGAGGAGGGCGACTGCGACGCGGTCTACGACAGCCCGTCGCACCCGTACACCCGGGCCCTGCTCTCCGCGATCCCGCGCCCCGGCTTCGACGACGAACCGGAGCAGGAGCGCATCGTCCTCGAAGGAGACCCGCCCTCACCGATCGCACCACCGCCCGGCTGCCCGTTCCACACCCGTTGCTGGATGGCCCGCCCGGAATGCGCCCAGCAGGCCCCGGCAGCCCACGACCTGGGCGGAGGCCACACCTCCCACTGCCACTTCGCCCCCGAAGTCGCAACAGCCGATACCGCGGCGAGGCTCTGACCGGGGAACCCGGCACCGCCACGCGCAGCGCCGGGTTCCGCCGCGCCGGTACCGGTTTCGCGGCACTTAGACTCGCGCGTGATCGGTGCTGGACCGGTCGGCAGCCGGAGGTGAGCAAGTTGGTCGCGTTGTCCCCGCTCGCCGAACGGCTGGGCAGCGCGGTTTCCGGCGCTGTGGAACAGGTTCGCGCGACACCTCGGCGGTTGCTCGTTCGCGATGCCGTGCTCGCCTCGCTGGTGCTCGCCGTCGGGCTCGTCCCGGTTCCGGTTCTCCTCCTGCCCACCGGGCACATCGGCTGGGTGATCGCGCTCGCGTGCTGGACGGCGTTGCTGGTTCCGGCCTGCTGGCGGTGGCCGGTCGCGACGTTGCTGGCCACGGCACCGGTGTTCGCCGGACCCAACTTCTGGGCCGCGGCCGTCCTTCCCGTCATCACCTTCGCGGCCGCTCGCCACATCGCACCCGCTCGTCGGCTCTGGCTCGCCGTGCTGGCCACCGCCGTCGCGGACTTCGCGCTCATGCTCGCTTTCGACCTGAGCAGCGCCGGCGGGTTCGGCGAAGTGGTCGCCGCGTATGCGGTGAGCGCGATGCTCCTGCTGGTGCTGCCCGCCGCCGTCGGGGCGATCCTCGGGCACCGCCGGCCACGGGTTCGCCTGCTCCAGGAGCGCAACGAGTACCTGGAGCGGGCGCAGCTGCTCACCGCGGCCAAGGCGCGCGTGGAGGAACGCGGGCACATCGCCGGCGAGATGCACGACATGCTC
This portion of the Saccharopolyspora antimicrobica genome encodes:
- a CDS encoding ABC transporter ATP-binding protein; its protein translation is MVNAKARSAPEGAAVLDVRGLSVDFHTAAGRLHAVQDVSFSVGAGETLAVLGESGSGKSVTAQAIMGILDTPPAEIVGGTVELGGQDLLAMPDRQRRAATGSRVSLVFQDALTALNPVQPVAKQIGELYRLHRGATRRQAWRQAVEMMERVRIPAAASRAGDYPHQFSGGMRQRIMIAMALALDPEVVIADEPTTALDVTVQAQILDLLAEQQAERGLALVLITHDLGVASRMADRALVMYSGRVVEHGPIRELFTAPVHPYSQGLVDSIPRRSHRGGPLPAIGGLPPSLTDRPAGCRFHPRCAIAREQCETVEPELLLLDDGRQTRCHYWAEVSS
- a CDS encoding ABC transporter ATP-binding protein; translated protein: MTEQNILEVQDVTKHYRKRGGGRFGLATDTVKAVDGVSLRLRKGEALGIVGESGCGKSTLTRLLTALEKPTSGQVRYRGIDVHGAKGAERSRMRRNIQMVFQDPYASLNPRKTVGSILAEPFRIHRDAVPGSGLRPRLEQLLEQVGLRPDHLDRYPHEFSGGQRQRIGIARGIALNPEVLICDEPVSALDVSVRAQVLNLLAELQRELSLTVVFIAHDLDVVRHFCDRIATMYLGRVVEEGDCDAVYDSPSHPYTRALLSAIPRPGFDDEPEQERIVLEGDPPSPIAPPPGCPFHTRCWMARPECAQQAPAAHDLGGGHTSHCHFAPEVATADTAARL